Within the Saccharopolyspora gloriosae genome, the region CGTCAAGCGGATCCTGCGCAAGCTGGGTGCGGAGAACCGCGCGGAGGCGATCTCGCAGTACCTGCGCCTGACGATGTAGCGGGGCGCGGCGCCGGGTCAGCCGGTGACGACCGCGGCGCGGGCGCGCAGCACCGCGTCCTCGCCGCGGGTGGCGGTGAGCTGCAACTCGGCGAGTCCGTTGTCGACCGAGCGCACTTCACCGGAGAACAGCAGGGTGTCGCCGAGGAAGACGGGAGCGGCGAACCGCACTTCGTACTCGCGCAGGTGCTCCACCCCGGCCCAGTCGGTCAGCCACGCCGCCAGCATGCCCGCGTGCATCTGCCCCATCGCCAGCACGCCCGGGAATCCGGCGGAGCGGGCGAACTCGGGATCGTGGTGCAGCGGGTTGAAATCCCCGCCCGCCCCAGCGAAGCGCACGACGTGGGTCTGGGTCACCGGGCCGACCTCCCGTGCGGGGAGCGACGTGCCGGGTCGTACCGCGACGGGTGCTCTCACTGCTGGTCTCCTCGCTCGATCAACGTTTCGTGGAGCACGACCACCGGCTCCGCCTCGGCGTCGAGGTATTCGGTCTCCAGGGTCACGAAGCGCATCCCCTTCTTGCGGACGTCCTCGGCGACTCGGCGCACGCCGCGCAGGGCGTCCCCGGCCAGCAGCGGCCGGTGGTAGATCCACTTCACCGAGCCCACCACGACGCGTTCGAAGGCCAGGCCGAGCTCGGCGACGAAGGCGCGCTGGTCCCGGTGGTGCCCGGCGACCACGACGTGCGTGGCCGTAGCGGGCACGTCGCCGAACCCGGCCCGCTGCGCGGCGCCGCGGTCGGTGTGCACCGGATCCGTCGCGCCGGTGGCTCGGGCGAACTCGCGGATCTTACCCCGCTCGACGTCGAAGGCGACCTCGTCCAGCGACTCTGCCGTCATCGTCGAACACCTTCCTATTTTGGTCTGTCCTATAATACCATTCGACCAATCACGAGATGAAGGGTTCGTTCATGGAGCTCGCAGACTCTCCGGCGGAGGCCCGGTTCCGGGGCGAGATCAGCAAGTGGCTGGGCTACGCGCTGCCGCAGCTGCCCTGGCCGGAACCGCCGGACCTCGAAGGCAAGGCGCCGTTCTGGCGCCAGTGGCAGCGGATGCTCTTCGACGCCGGATACGCGGGCGTGTACTGGCCGACGGAGTACGGCGGTCGCGGCGTCGACGAGAAACTGCGGGCGATCTTCAACGAAGAAGCCGATCGGGCAGGAGCGCCCGAACGCCTCAACATCATCGGTGAGGACTTCGCCGGCCCGACCATCATCGACTTCGGCACCGATGCGCAGAAGGAGCGCTTCCTGCGCCCGATCCTCACCGGTGAGGAGATCTGGTGCCAGCTGTTCTCAGAGCCGGACGCCGGGTCGGACCTGGCTTCGCTGCGCACCAAGGCGACCAAGGTCGACGGTGGCTGGCGCATCGAGGGGCAGAAGATCTGGACCAGTCGCGCCCAGCTCGCCACGCACGCGATTCTGCTGGCGCGCACCGGAGGTGGACCGCGGCACAAGGGAATCACGTATTTCCTGCTTCCGATGAGCAGCGAGGGCGTCACGGTGCGCCCGCTGTCGCACATGCTCGGTGAGGCGGAGTTCAACGAGGTGTTCCTGGACGACGTCTTCGTGCCGGACGAACTGGTCGTCGGTGACGTTGACGGAGGGTGGCGCGTGGCGATGAGCACGCTGTCCTACGAGCGGGTCGCGATCGCGACCGGTCGCGTCAACACGAAGCGCGCGGTGGACGACATCATCGCCGACATCGCCGCGCGAACCGGCGAAGACGCCCGTCCACTGGGGACCGATCCGCGAGTTCGCGAGCAGGTGGCCGACCTCTACGGCCGAGCGCTGACGCACTACCTCATCGGCCAACGGGTGATCACTCAGGCAGCGGAGGGCGGCCCGCCCGGTCCGGCGGCTTCGATTGGCAAGCTGTTCTTCTGCCCGCTCGTGGAGGACTTGGCCGATTTCCGGCTCTCCCTGGATTCGCTCGGCGGCCAGTTCGGCTTGGACGACGAGCAGGTCGCCGAGTCCCGCTGGTTGCGGCTTGCCAACCAGGCCCGGGGAACCGCGATCGCCGGCGGGTCGACCTTCATCCAGCGCAACATCATCGCCGAGCGGATGCTCGGGATGCCGAGGAGCTGACGTGTACACCTGGAAGCCCAGCGACGACTACGTCGAGAACGCCAACGTCACGCGGTTCGCGCGAGCGCACGGGATCGGCTCCATCGACGAGCTGCGCGCGCGGTCGGTGGCCGACATCGGCTGGTACTGGGACGCGGTGGTGCGGGACCTGGGGCTGCCGTTTCGCCGGGCCTATTCGGAGGTCGTGGACGTCACTGCCGGGATCGAGCATCCCGACTGGTTCACGGGCGGGGAGCTGAACATCGCGGATGCCTGCCTGGGCCGGTGGGCGAGCGAGGCGCCGGACCGCGCGGCCGTGGTGCACGAAGCCGAGGACGGCAGCACCCGGACGCTGACCTTCGCAGAGCTGGCGGAGCAGGTCGACCGGCTCGCCGCCGGACTGCGCGGGCTCGGCGTGGGGCGAGGCGACTCCGTCGGCCTTTACCTGCCCATGATCCCGGAGGCGGTCATCGCCTGCTACGCGGTGGCCCGGCTGGGCGCGGTCCTGGTGCCGCTGTTCTCCGGCTTCGCTCCGGCCGCGATCGCCGCTCGCTTGCAGGACGCCGACGCGAAGGTGGTCGTCGTCGCCGACGGCACGATCCGGCGCGGGCGCGAGGTTGCGATGAAGCCGCTGCTCGACGCCGCGCTGGAGTCGTGTCCGACGGTGGGGCACGTCGTGCTGGTCGGCAATGTCGATCCGGAACCCGGAACGAGCACCGAACGCGATGTGCGGTGGTCGGAGCTTCCCGCCGGGAAGGCCGGTCCGGCGGCGGCGATGGGGCCGACCGAGACGTTGCTGCTGGCCTACACCTCCGGTACCACCGGACGTCCGAAGGGGGCCGTGCACACCCACGCCGGGTTCCTGGTCAAAACGGCCAGCGAGGTGGCGTACGCCTTCGACGTCGGGC harbors:
- a CDS encoding MaoC/PaaZ C-terminal domain-containing protein — encoded protein: MRAPVAVRPGTSLPAREVGPVTQTHVVRFAGAGGDFNPLHHDPEFARSAGFPGVLAMGQMHAGMLAAWLTDWAGVEHLREYEVRFAAPVFLGDTLLFSGEVRSVDNGLAELQLTATRGEDAVLRARAAVVTG
- a CDS encoding MaoC family dehydratase N-terminal domain-containing protein, which produces MTAESLDEVAFDVERGKIREFARATGATDPVHTDRGAAQRAGFGDVPATATHVVVAGHHRDQRAFVAELGLAFERVVVGSVKWIYHRPLLAGDALRGVRRVAEDVRKKGMRFVTLETEYLDAEAEPVVVLHETLIERGDQQ
- a CDS encoding acyl-CoA dehydrogenase family protein, with translation MELADSPAEARFRGEISKWLGYALPQLPWPEPPDLEGKAPFWRQWQRMLFDAGYAGVYWPTEYGGRGVDEKLRAIFNEEADRAGAPERLNIIGEDFAGPTIIDFGTDAQKERFLRPILTGEEIWCQLFSEPDAGSDLASLRTKATKVDGGWRIEGQKIWTSRAQLATHAILLARTGGGPRHKGITYFLLPMSSEGVTVRPLSHMLGEAEFNEVFLDDVFVPDELVVGDVDGGWRVAMSTLSYERVAIATGRVNTKRAVDDIIADIAARTGEDARPLGTDPRVREQVADLYGRALTHYLIGQRVITQAAEGGPPGPAASIGKLFFCPLVEDLADFRLSLDSLGGQFGLDDEQVAESRWLRLANQARGTAIAGGSTFIQRNIIAERMLGMPRS